The genomic DNA TGCCCTCCCTGGCAGGACCCCGACTTCGCAGAGGTGCTGAGCGAGCTGTCTGCCCACGAGCTGCAGTGGCTGGTGCAGGGGCAGCTCCGCATCATGGCTGAGACAGAGGGGCGGCATGCGCGCCAGCTCATGGGCACCATCACCACCCGCCGCAGCTGTGACAGTGAGCACACGCCGGGCACCCCGGGGTGCAGGGGGGGTGGCTGTGCTTCCCCATGCCAACCTCTCCCCCCTCTCGTGCCTCTCTCCCCGGGCTGAAGCCATCCAGAGTGTGCTGTGTGGAGCAGACGCgttgctgcccaccaagacagGGGCCGTGGGCTCGGCCAAGCTGGCACTTCATGAGAATGGCACCCTGGAGTACCAGGTAAGTGAGGGGCACAGATCTCTCTCCCAGGGGTCCCTAGGGGTGTCTTCCCCACTGGtgctgcccctcagcacccttcTTGTAGGTGCAGGTTGTAGGCACTGCCAGCGAGGTGGTGAGCATCACGCTGGAGACCAAACCCCGGCGGAAGAGCAAGAGGAATGTCCTGTTCGACATGACACCCAGCTACAGGGACGGGCTGGTGAGTGCTGGGTGGCACTGGGTGGGGAATGGCACTGGGTGGGGAATGGCACTTTGAGACCTTGTCCCAAACCCCATGGTGTCCTACTGGCGGCAGGCACAAGGTGCCTGGCAGAGCCCCAGCGCCCGCGATGCCCACATGCTGCTGCAGAACGAGCTCTTCCTCAACGTGGCCACCAAGGACTGGGCTGAGGGTGAGCTGCGGGGCCAGATCATCTCCCTGCCCTACAGCGGGCTGCTTGCCCGCTACACAGGTACCTTGGGGAGCACCAGAGGTGGAGAGGGGGGACAGCGGGGCACAGCTCCCTCCCGCCCCCTCTCATGGCCCCTGTCTGTGTGCAGAGATGCCTGTGGCGCTGGCGGGGCAGCTGGTGTCCCCCCCGGTgagcagcggggccgggggccaTGCCTGGCTCTCACTGGACGAGCACTGTCACCTGCATTACGAGATCTCGGTGGCGGGGCTGGGCCGCCCGACCGACGGCACCGTGAGCGCCCACCTGCACGGAGTGGCCGAGCTGGGCGAGCTGGGCGCCCGGCCCCACCAGCACAAGCGCCTGCTCAAGGGTTTCTACAGCACCGAGGTGAGGGGGGCACCCACTCAGGATGTCCCACAGTGGGCACCGGGCCAGCCCTCACACCCACCCCGGTGCTGATCTCACCCTGACAGGCTCAGGGGGTGGTGAAGGACCTGGATACCGACCTGCTGCAGCACCTGGCCCAGGGCACCGCTTTCCTGCAAGTCAGCACCAAAGCCCATCCCCATGGCGAGATGCGGGGACGGGTAGGTCCCAGCAGCCCCACGTGGGATGTGCTGTGGTCATGGTTGCCCCCTCCACCAGCCCTGAGTAGGGGAAGCTGGGTCCCTGCTGGTGCCAACCCTCCTGCTCCATGCCCCCATCCAGGTGCACATCCCCAACCAGTGCCACGCAGGAGGGACCCGCCTGGccccagaggaggctgagcaggGCCTCAAGAGCAAGgacctggagcagctgcagaaggaccCCAACTCCTGCTTCTTCGAGGGGCAGCACCGGGCACATGGCACCCGCTGGGCACCTGACTATGACAAGAAATGCTCCatctgcagctgccaggcatGGCCCGGGGTGGGGAGcaagctggagagcagcacccACCAGCAGCGCACACCTGTAATGAGCCCTGTCCCTCTCACCCCCAGAAGCGCACGGTGATCTGTGACCCCATCCTGTGCCAGCCCCTCAACTGTACCCGCCAGGTGCACCCTGAGGATCTCTGCTGCCCAATCTGCGAGGGTACTTGGGGGCCAGGGTTCCCAGGCAGGGGGCCAGGGGAGCAGGGGGATTCCCCATGAGTAGGGGAAGATCCCACTctgagcctctgcacctccctCTTTTCCTTGCAGACAAGAAgatggagcaggaggagctgaagcTGGAAAAGGCACGGGATAGTAGCGAGGGTGAGTCCCAGCAGGCATGGGCTGAGGGGCCAGGTCTGCTCCCCTGGCCTCCCCACCTTCCCCTACGGGGGCTGtactccccctccttctcctttcccaggCTGCTACTTTGACGGGGACAAGACATGGCGAGGCTCTGGCACACGCTGGCACCCTGTCGTGCCCCCCTTTGGCCTCATCAAATGTGCCATTTGCACCTGCAAAGTGAGTGTAGCTCCTAATTCTCCCCTCCAGACCtccaccctgccccagcacccatgCTGGCTGCCCTGAGCTGCCGGGCACTGTAGCTCAAGCCCGGGAGGGGGACCCGTGCCTCGTGCCCCCCCTGCCGAGCCCCCTGCGCTCCCCACAGGGCACCACGGGCGAAGTGCACTGTGAGAAGGTGCAGTGCCCGCGGCTCACCTGCGCCAACCCCGTGCGCGCCAGCCCCTCCGACTGCTGCAAGCAGTGCCCAGGTACCGGCTCCCCCGCCCCCTGCTCTCCCGGCGCCACCCCCCCGGCCCCTGCGCCCCCcggtgccgccgccgccggtGCCCGGCTGCGTGCCGCCCCTTCCCCGTGCCCTCCCCCGCAGCCCCGGAGAGGAGCATCCCCGAGCTGGCCGACAGCATGCAGGCGGACGGGCCGCGGGCGTGCCGCTTCGGGCGCCGCTGGTACCTCAACAACGAGAGCTGGCACCCCTCCGTGCCACCCTTCGGCGAAATGAAGTGTATCCTGTGCTGGTGTGTGGTGAGTGTGCCGGGACGCGTGCCGGGACGGGTGGGAGAGCAGCCTGAGGGGGCACTCCGGGGACCTACCGTACCCCGGGGAGCTGCCACCCCCCGCCGGCCGTGCTCAGCCCCCCACCCCCGTGCTGAGCCCCGCTTTCCGCCCCGCAGTCGGGGGAGACGCACTGCCAGCGCCAGGAGTGCCCGCCGGCCGCCTGCgccagccctgccaggaggGACAACCCGTGCTGCGCCAAGTGCCGCCGTgagtgccagggctcccccgaCCTCCCCCGCCCCCTTGAGCCCAAACCGAGTCCGGGACCGaccccagcaccctcctggcacCCGCTCCGCCCGTCTCTCAGCGCCTCTTTCCCCGCACAGCCCCAGACGTGCCCCCGGACGTGCGGGAGAAGGTGTCGGCCGGCGGCCCGGAGGCGTGGAGCCGCTGAGCAGCGAGGGCTGCCCGGAGCGGAGCGCAGCCGGGCGACGGTGCAGCCGGGCCGGGCGGCTGGGGGTGCCCCGCCGCCCAGCCCCCCAGCGTGGGGGCACAGAGGAGCACGGCAGAGTGAAGGCGGCCAGGCGCCCAGCCTGGGCACCCCGTCTCGGTGTGGCCACGGTGCCCGGGCTGCCCTGCCCGCTCCTGCCAGCAGGCAGCGGCCAGGCTGCCGGAGCCCAGGGCACCCGTTGCCCTCCTGCTCCGAGCCCCCCTGGCCCGTGGGCGCGTGCGGTGGGCATCGTGCCCACCTTGTACATAGTGTAAAATCCCTCCAGCCCCCATCTTGCTGTGCCCACCTCGGCTCAGCTGGGCTCGTCACATAATTTATGGTGCCTGTGGATGGGGGTCCCGATATATTTATTAAACCCAGAGCTATTGCCCACCTGCCTCCCCGTCTCTTCctcacaggagcagggctgtgccctgcagcccccccagcAACAGGGGGAGTTGGAGGCTCTGGCCTTGTTGAGTTTGGGGGTTGTATGCTAAGGGGAGAGCTGGGGGCATGGGGCCTCGGAGACAGTACCAGGATAGAGGCCATGGGGTAGTACTTGTAGAGTGACACTGGACAGGACCATAGCAGGGTCCAGTGCCCATGGCTGGGGCCACACTGCCAGCCCTGGCTATACCCATGGCAGGGGCTATGGGTGCAGCACCTGGGGACGATGCCCACCAGCAGAGAGACAGCAGAACTGTGTCCCCAGCACCTCCATGGTGGCACATAGACAGGGCCTTAGACCAGGTGCCACCCACAGATATGCCCGCCCACAGAACCCACAGCTAGCCAAGTGCCACCGGCTGGGTGTGCCACACAGCCACCCGTACTGGTGCCAGGGAAGACTGGCACAGGCTCTGGGACAACACTCTTCCAGTTACCCCAGTCCAGCTGCACTGGACTGAGGCCTCACAGAGCTCCCACGACTCATGGAAGCCCCAGTGCTGCCACTAGCCCTTTGGTCTTCAGTGTGAGGGACTGGGGCAATTCTGGGGACATGCCTGTGCTGTACTGGGAGGGCTGGGACAGCACCAGAGCTATACTGGGCTATACCGGAGTGGTGCGAGAGCTGTAAGGGAAGTGACAGTGGACTCTACTGGGAGAGCATGGAAGCATCCTGGCACACCACTGCCATAGTGGGACAGTGTCCACCTGCACTGGGACTGCACTAGAGGTGACACTAGGGTAGTGGTAGAGCAAGAGAGGGATGGTGCTGGGTCATGTCAGACTGGCACAGAACCCTAGGTGCTGAGCCGCCTGTCCTGCCCCATGCATGCCCATGCCTCTGTGGGTGCCCGTGCCACTTGGGTGACAGCACCCACAGTGGTCTTGCAGTGTGCTGGTGGCCTGCAGTTGGGCACACGGGTGGCAGCGGGCAGAGCGTGTGTCCTGGCACGGGACTGCCCCTCCGGATGAACACGCTGGCTGCCatggggcagtgccaggagctgaCGAGTGAGGAGGGAGCTCCGTGCCCAGGGACACAATGAGCGGGCAGCCCAttttacctcctccctgccaCAAACCGGTTCGTGTCCGGCGATGAACCTTCCCCAGCTGGCGCAGGGCATatcccagcccccagcctggccaTCATTACCCACCCTTGGGGGTGCCAACGTCAAAGCAGAGGGTGGCACCCAGGCGGTGAGAACTAGCCCATTCCCAGTCCCTCAGTGCCAGCACAGCAGTGCCACGgctccctctctccctgcacCCAGTTCTTGCCACACAAGTGCCACGCTGTGCCCCAGAGAGGAGGGCGAGTTTGCCCCTGCCATTTGCCCCAGCTGCCTGTGGCGGCAGCGAGCAGAGgtgccagcagccagcctgCCATGCCGGAGCGCCTTGCCCGAGGATTGCCGGTGCCAAGTTCTGCCCGTGTACCCCTCTGGAGAGGGCTGAGCCCCTGCTGCCCAGCGCCTTTGGCAGCGAAGAGTGGAGCCCACctcccttccctggggctggcGGGCCTGGGACGCTGAGCAACACCACGGTAAGGATGTGCTCCCCACCAGCTTTAGGGGACCCCCCCTCAGCGCTGGGGACCCTGCCACCTGTGGGCATCTAAGGGTCCCCCTGTGCCCTCAATGGCAAGCCTTCGGGCACTGTGCTCCCACAAATCTGCCCCCTAGCCAGGCATGGCCATGAGCCTGGGGgctggctgctcccagcacgATCCCCTCTGCCCACATCCCGCCGGGGAGAAACCCCGTGGGCACAGGGCCCAGTGGCAGTGCCAGCCCCACACCAGCCCCTTCTGCGTGGGAAGAAGGAGCAATGTCTCCCACGGGGAGCTGTATCCGCGGGCACCCCCCGCCCGCTTTTaccagccccacacacccccctgCACCCATGCTCAGCTATGGGCACAGCCCAGGGGTGGAAGGGCCCATCCCGTCCCGCGCcggccccccagcccctgcccgccGCCGGGAGCTGGCTGCCGGTGCCGGGCGCTGCGGGCGGAGGCGGAGCGCGGCCGGTCCCTCCCTCCGGGCACTGCCCCGGGCCCGCCCCGCACGGCCcgggaggagccgccgccgccgcgggcaccggcaccggcaccaGCAGGAGCACCATGGCCTCCGACAGCGAGGCGCAACGGGCGCTGCAGTATGAGCAAACTCTGGTGAGTGCGGCCGGCAACGGGGGGGCTCCGGGCACCAGACACCCGGGGGGCATCGGGCACCCGAGGGGCACCTGGCGCGGCGAATTACCTGGTGGGTGTGAGCGGTTTGGAGGTGCTGACCCCATTCACGGTGATTAGTGCTGCTGAGCTCCCCCGTGCCTGGTTTGACGTGCCCTGTTTGGGGTATGCGGTTTGAGGCACCCGATTTGGGGTACCTGGTTTGGGGTGCCATTTCCAGGCTGTGGCTGAGCAGGGCACTGCAGGGGGGGCAGGAGTGACACCCCATAGCCCCCTACAGTAATGGAGGAGCCCAGTTGAGCCCCCCTCCCCAGGACAGGACTTTTGCACACACCCCATTCCCTCTCACCCCTCTAAAATGACCCCTCACCATTGGGCAGGTGATGCCCACCTCAAAGGCACTGCCCAGGCACCCTTCACTCCGTGTACTGTGCCCACAGCCCTCTGCCTCCAAGATAGCGTATCTCCCCCACCTGCAACCTTAGCCCTGTTTaccactctgtcccctctgTGACAGCCTCACCGCTGCCATGTGCCCTCCGCTGCCCCCAGCCCTCTGACATCCTGGGCAAAGGTGCCTCTCCACGGCCTGCACCTGGGATGGTGCCCAGGACAGCTCAGCAAAGCGGTACTTTGCCCTGGCAAAGGCATACAGACAGGCAGGGCTGGTGGGTGGGCCAGGCGGTGGGGGCTGAGCCACTGCAGGGTGCCCATGCCCACGACTGCCCGTGTTTGCTgagagccagagccagttgcTGTGAGCAGGGCCAGCCCTGCTGAGGCTTGCCCATCCGACACATGGGCATGGGGCAGCATCAGGGCACTGCTGTGCCGAGCACCCTCGACACCAGCTTTCCAAGCACCTAAAGCCCTTGTCTGGGGGTGTCCCTCAGTGCCCACCCTATGCTGCCCTTTCCCTATCACTGCTGGGTGGCTGCAGGGCACTTGCCGGCCATGGGAGCCCTGTCTCTGCCAGCATCCCCACGGTCTTATTGGCCCCGTGGTGCTCTccttggcagggctgagctggggagcagccaggGGCACAAGCAGGGCTGCACGGCAGCGTCTGATGTGAGCTGCCCCTTCCCCCAGACCCAGTCTGCCCCTCAGTGCTGTGCCCGTGGTGGCACATGGTGGCACATGCTGGCCGGTGGCAGAGAggccagcccagccaggcacagcagggCGGAGGAACCTGTGGCCAGCACAGGAGCGGAGAGTCATGCTGGGCTGGCATCAGGGCAGCCTTGCGTGGTACCGGCAGACTTTGCCCtcctttcctcagggcagggTGGCACCTGTGCCCTGGGAGCCCCAAGCTGCCCATCCCCATGGCCTCTAGGCTTTGGTGAGGCTTGTGAAATCCCCTGGGGCTCGTGGGTGAGGCTGGGTATGAGCTCCTGTCCCACAGCCTCACACTTGGCTTTTGGGAGCTGCCTGGGCACATGCCAGGCAGGAGGGGTGCCCAGCCCTTCCCGGTGCATCTGAGCCACCACCAGCTCCTGTCAGCACCTGCTTGGAGGGTCAGGATCCTGCCAGAGCCTGGCATAGGCTGGTCTGAGACGGACAGCCCTAGGGACAGCTCTTGCTGCCCATGCCCACAGCCGAGGCATCGCAGTCAGGCTGCAAGGCTGTGCCCGAACAGCCCTGTCCCCAAACTGTGTGTCGTATTTCAGCAGCCCTGAGGTGCCATGGCCATGGGGCTGCGGGaggctggcacagccccagccccaaaGGTCTCCCCAGGCCACCGTGTTCCTCCCAGGGGACCCCACGCAGGGCAGGTGCCCGTGAGAACCCCTTGCTGTGCCAAGGATGCCGGACTGCATGgcagccccactgccccccGCATGCCAGGCTGCCATGGCAGGGAGCAAAGGGCCCCACGAGAAGGAGGGATTAAGTTTGACAAACTGCCCTTGTTCACTGTGGAGCCGCTCAGGGCGATTAGAGCCCGGCTAAGACGGGCAGCGTGACACCTCCCGGCCCCGCCTGCCCGCTGCCAGCCTGCGGgaccccccagctccccccacGTTTAAATGTCCTCCTCGGGATCgtggtgtgtggggggggaagTCGGCTGGCATCGGCCGTGCAGAGGTGGGCACCGCTACCAGGCAAGCTCGGTGCTATGGGACAGGGTGGCACGGGGACACGGCCATGACAGATGCCAGCGCCCGCCCCGGGCACAGCATCCCCCGGGCACGGCGGGCACCACAGACAGGCACTGCCGGGGGCTGCGGCACGGCCGCTGCCCTCATGCAGGAGCCCGGGTCCGACGCGGCAGCTCTGGCCGATGCCCGTGTCCCCGCGTGCCCCCCGCCAGCCCCCCCGGCCCCGTGCCCGCTCCCTGCGCGCCCGGCACTGTGATTGTTCAGCTGCTTCGCGGCGGAGGCCGGAGTCCCGGGGCTGTTTGTGTTTCAAAAGGCCTTTGTGGAAAAATAACTCgcgcgggaggaggaggaggaggaggaggaggaggaggaggaaggacaga from Colius striatus isolate bColStr4 chromosome 12, bColStr4.1.hap1, whole genome shotgun sequence includes the following:
- the CHRD gene encoding chordin, producing MLAALLLLLALLLPGRAARPKLALPIRPDTDPLPAGGVAGCAFGGQFYALEETWHPDLGEPFGVMRCVICHCEPQRNRRGKPAGKVNCKNMKQDCPVPACPRATLLPGHCCHTCPKALPSPPEKSAAPHFDTFEYFQDKGDDLDKAYNDRSYLSSEGLARDDARTEFVALLTSGPEPWHPTSSAVAKARFTLLRSYLLFSISYERLGRPSRVRFSDPEGNVLFEHPVQKSAAPEDGMLCGMWRTVSKANVQLLRGEQLRVSLITRAQPSGEVHGHILKHRALFAETFGAILTSSDPGHLGAGGMAMLTLSDTENNLHFILMARGLLEPGSGESPRVPLRVRILHQDQTLREIHANITAEDPDFAEVLSELSAHELQWLVQGQLRIMAETEGRHARQLMGTITTRRSCDTIQSVLCGADALLPTKTGAVGSAKLALHENGTLEYQVQVVGTASEVVSITLETKPRRKSKRNVLFDMTPSYRDGLAQGAWQSPSARDAHMLLQNELFLNVATKDWAEGELRGQIISLPYSGLLARYTEMPVALAGQLVSPPVSSGAGGHAWLSLDEHCHLHYEISVAGLGRPTDGTVSAHLHGVAELGELGARPHQHKRLLKGFYSTEAQGVVKDLDTDLLQHLAQGTAFLQVSTKAHPHGEMRGRVHIPNQCHAGGTRLAPEEAEQGLKSKDLEQLQKDPNSCFFEGQHRAHGTRWAPDYDKKCSICSCQKRTVICDPILCQPLNCTRQVHPEDLCCPICEDKKMEQEELKLEKARDSSEGCYFDGDKTWRGSGTRWHPVVPPFGLIKCAICTCKGTTGEVHCEKVQCPRLTCANPVRASPSDCCKQCPAPERSIPELADSMQADGPRACRFGRRWYLNNESWHPSVPPFGEMKCILCWCVSGETHCQRQECPPAACASPARRDNPCCAKCRPPDVPPDVREKVSAGGPEAWSR